gcattttctgctttcttttagtTATGTGTATTTATCTCAAACCAACTGATGAAAGCACACCAAATTTACATATGTGAACATGTGAAAGCAGTGGGCTGAAATAATTGTGGTCAGGCTATTATGTAATAATGGTGACAGATCTGCCTGATAGCTCTGATTCACTCAATATGCAACTATTACAGTACAAGCCTGAACTGGCCATATTGGCTGAATAGCTATCTTGCTTCCTACCTGTCGTTACTAGCTCCCAACTGAAGAAACACTCAAGTAAACAAACCTCAGGTGCTcactgtgttttctgctttcttttatttacacgTATTTGCTTCAAACCAACTTGTGAAAATACACCAAATTCACATATGTGAACATGTGAAAGTGACCTGAAATAATTGTGGTCAGGCTATTATGTAACAGGCCAGCCTGATATCACTGATTCGCTCAGCTTAGATAGATGAATCAGGGTAGCCTTCTTTAAGTGTctttaaataacattaacataacaTGTTTAAGAAAACTTGCCAACAACAACAATGTGCCATGGAGCAAATAAAGCTATAATAATTATAGAGCACAACTATAATGTATCTTATATTTTAGAGCATATCAGAGTGCTGCCTTCTCACTGTAGCAGCTCTATATACGACTTTCTTCTCAGTtgtatttttaagcatttagatacttaaaggggaatcccatgacttatttattttatttctacataattcagtagTTACGATATTCACAAAGGCATTTTGAgttgtttgatgtaaaatgcaccTTACTGAGCCATTATTCTTGGCTGCTACTCTAGACCACACATTGAATGTTGACAGTATTTAGTGTCCTACATCCCAATTTTCCCCTTCTCCATTTTCCATGTCCCTGCAAATGATTGGAATATTTGAGTTTTGCAGCAGTCGCACCAGTTACAGCGCACCGAGTGGTGAGGGCAGAGCTGCtttgaggagcctggcctctgCTTCTCCCAGTTACACCATAAGCATGCCTGCAAAACGCCAGAGGGCACCCATGAGCAAGTCCTCAATGAGTGGAGGTGAAAGGAACTAAAcggttaaaaatgaaaaattaaaatagagacaggccaaaggaaagttaaccctttcactAATCACGttactttaattttagaaagttgtatttcactaaaatcCAGAGAAAACTTACCTGcgtgtttccttttttctacagcaaacgggttttggggaGTATGATGctagccttactgctactgagtgctgactgcatggcgagcggagcagctcattggctgttcgctctcactgacgtcatgaacgtacACGAGGCAGTGTTTTAAACTGCTGGGGTTTGTAACCGGAGCTGTATAAACAATAACTTttctcaaatgctccatcttaatcCGTTCATTTTGGACTAGCTCGGGCGCGCCCCCTAGCGTTCTCTGGTGAGGGTCTAAACAGTTCACTGGGAGCGCTGGAGAGTTTGTTATGGTCACGACCTTATGCTGCCACCGTGTGGTTGAAGTGACAGGGGAACAAGGCGAGTTAAAGTCAGAAACTTCGGCTTAATAAACAGGACTGACTGCCTGTCACTCCTGTGAGGACTATATTATACAGGATCGTGCTAAAGTGCGGCTAAAACCGCTGCTCAGCAGCTCCCACTTAAGATCTGTATTAGCTGTAGCTCACCACTGTAGTCAGGAGCGGCGACATGAGCTTATAAAGAGTTTagacagtgtttttttatttacattacattacatacattattacattacgTAGTCGTGCTTTCAGCCGTTGGACTGGCTGAGTAAACTAACGCTGCCGCTGTGTGACTTTCTCTGAGTAACTACTAAGCCTGCTGAGAGCCGTCAGGTCCCAGCAGGCTCTGCAGTCAGCAGTGTCTGCAGTATCAGTGAGTAGGCATCACGTTTCAGCGAGTCTGAGTTTCAGTGCACTGACCCCGGCTCTCCACCTCAACGCTGCACAGATCGATCGCCTTCGGTTCACTTGATTTAACCTTTGCCTCATTTCTCATGTAGGCACGAGGAGTGCGACGTGCGTTCATGACGTCATCGTTTCAAACCGCAGCCCACCAGGCGCCGTGGCTTAGTTGGTTAAAGCGCCTGTCTAGTAAACAGGAGATCCTGGGTTCGAATCCCAGCGGTGCCTTTTCGTTACAACGTCGTTATGTAACGAACTTAAAACCAACTATTAGTCACATGTCTACCAACGCCAGGCTAAGACTCAAGGACACTGCTAGCACATGAACACTACACTCATTTCTCTTAAGCCCAATAATGAGTAACTGCAGAATCGCCCAATAAACAGAGCATTGCATTTATTGTTTAATGCAGGAAACAGAAAGTTACAGCAGCACCTTTgcttagttttatttattttttttaaaaatgcaaatgagcaaCACAAAACCTCTTTAAACCTAGACTGCAGGACAGGACTTGGCGTAAAACTGTGGTAATTCCAGATGATATTTGTAAGTCAACTAGTGACAAATAGTTGTCTAAATCAGCTTatataaaacacttaaaaagtgCTTAGCACCATAAAGCAGGAGAAACTCTGAGGGAAACTGGGGGTGTTTCTGTTAAGAGCACTTGTTGCATAACCTAATCTATATGACTGAGATCAATAACTTGTGAACTTTGCTTGATGCCATATGCCAAAATAAAGCAATCGCCTTGCTCCAGTATTGGCAGTAAGAGAGTCTAGTAAAAGGCCATGTTAATACAATTACATATGTTTAAGTTGTGGTTTGGGCAACTGCTGGCCTTGTAGATTCTGCACCATCCAATCTGTCTCATTGAGGACAGCGTagttgtgtgttttgtagttgagcATATCTCGGGCACGGAACACCTTGTTGGACTCATACAGGTTGCTCCAGTAGCGAGGAAGGGGCTCAAACCCACCCAACTGGGCTAGATGGTCATTATAAGCCCACTGCTCTGAGTCCAGCTTCAGGATGTGGCGGGTGGCAATCCCGCGAGCTCGACGGGCTGCTATGTCCAACTCGATATCCTTTTCCATTTCCTCACGTGACGGGAGGGGAAATGAACCCTCCAGCACGGACATGATGAACTGAGACTGAGAGGGGACgaaagaggaaaggagaagTGAGAAAAGTAGCAAGAAGACAAACACATTGAGAAAGATAAGCAAAAGCCATGATTCTATGTGTACAGTACAATTAACAGAAACAAATGACCATCTTTACACCAATAAGCTGACAGAGTAACAGAAATAGTTTTAAGTTGCTGCTCAGTAAAGACACCTGCATTTCCTCTTCCTCAAAAACGAGAAATATCAGGGAACTACATACATTCGGCCAGACACAGTAAGTTTCGTTGCTAGTTCTACTAAATGCTATGCACCAAACAGTGGTTCCTACAACCTTGTTTAGctaaaatgaacaataaaactGTTTAATTTATGCAGCAACTAATGTACAAAAGAGCATTCTGGTCAGCAATCTGGGATTTATATGGCATAAATTATGTCAGTTGTGAAGCAGTACTTATGTGCACAGGACTTAAAAGCATAATGATAACCATAAATATCACAGAACTAAAAATGAACTTTAAAAAGAAATCATAATAATATAGATACATTTCCCTGAATTTAATAGAAGAACCAAATGCCTATTGGACTCAAAACGCACTTATATGAGAAGCCAAGGCAAGTGCTGCAGACTACgttacagacacagacactatACTGGCATATAGTATCAAACTCAACTCCATCCCCTGAACTGCcgtctcaaaccagtgtttttTCTTGCatcttacctgccatattacgccacttatctgactgtgacctcattgatccctttctctgccactatacgccctttaactgctgctgcactcagcactttaactttagacccatactttgcacattgtaTGGTTTACAggtttgactgtgtgtgtgtgtctctgagtgagtgatggtaggaatacatgttttatttaattttgttatatttgaaattattttattttatttactacatgtgaatgtctgtctggtactgtgcactgtgagctcctgttaccaaaaccaaattccttatATGTgtatacctggccaataaagcttgattctgattctgattgagattaggttgaaaaacgcAGGAGCGTGGAGCCAAACTATGGCTTCATAGTTTACACATTGTGTGAGCACTCAGTTTCACCATGTGACTCACCTGAACATGGAAGTGAGGGAAGGGGCATATGGCTCTGCAGATGCCCACTATGAAAAGTGATGGGTAGGCAGGTGGTATCAGAAACTTGTAGAGCGGAAAGACCAGGTGATCCTTCACTTGTACCCCCACTTCTTTATTCAGGAAAGGGAAGGTAAAGTTGTAGCCCGTACAGAACAAAAACACTTCTGGCATCGCCTGATTTCCATCCTTAAACTCCAGAGTGCCATCATCCAGCACTCTGGCTACTGGAGGAGCCTGCTCCACACCTGGGGGAAGGGGGCAAGTCAGGGGCTGCTGGCCATGACTCAGGATCACCTGGTTGAAGAACACAGAGTTAACTGACCTGCTTGTGAGCCAcctacaaatgtgttctttcacagaaactgttgctaggttggacaagctttacagaacactggcaaaaatccAATTGTGCTTAATGAGAAATTATAGCCCAGAGCTCAGTTTTTGTCAAAATTTAGTGTACATCATTAAATTGAAATGACATTTAGTTTGTACCCATGTGAAAAGGTCAAACAACACCATAGTCCAGTTTGGTAGTGCAGCGATTAAAACTAGAAACTCAATATGCAGCTAATCTACAATCAGATCTAAATTTATGAGGCTGAATGGGATTCTTGTGCAACATTTGTTCAACTTTGAAACAGTTactaaaggaaagaaaatatgAATGAGTGGGGCATGGATAGATAAATTGTGTAttataattgtattttttaaattatgctcGTTGATGCACTTTTTTCTAGTTTTACTTCTATTCAATTTTCATAAAACATTAtgagaaatgaaaaaacaagacaTGAAACACCATAGGTCGCACATTCATACACGGCTTGGTACAGCACTACAGAACAGATGTACAAGTGAAAACACCTTAGCATTGACACTAGACAGCTCCATAGAGATGTCTAGTCCAGAAAGACCAGCACCCAACAGCACCACTGATTTCCCCTCAAAGGGTTCTGCGCTGCGGTAATCATGGCTGTGCATCAGCATTCCTACACACAATACACATAATAGTGTTGGTCAccaaaacaatatatattttttaaacataccTTCCCTAAACGTATAAATTTACAAATTTACAACAGACATAACAAATCAAAACGGATTCTTAAGTTTCCGTTTTCAAGTTACATACTTTTGAGAGATTCTCTGCACAGAAAAGGCTAATAAGTGCAGCTCAAACATAAATCAGCTTTGTCTATTTTGGTGTTGTTGTGACATGTTTTCCTCAGATGTTCAAGGAATGCCACATTTTAAGCTCCTGCCTAGGCACATCCAAGTGGGGTTGGAAGATCACTCCATTCTGGGTTAATCATTACATGATCACATTGATCGGAGGCCAATTAATCTGAGATAAGATAAGACCTTATGGCTAGAAGTTCTAATAATGAAGGACTGGATTAGAATTTTAGTTGGCCAATGAGCTGTTTAATGACACTCATAGTTACATCCAGTCCAATCCTACCCCACATCACAAAGGCTGACAGAAAAAATTCAATTAATACTGATAAAGCAAGTTCCAACTGAAAAGATTACTTTTTTTCCTATAAACTCCATATGTCTGTATTACATAACACTTCAGTGTACTGCAGGTACACATACCTTTGAACTTCTCCAATCCAGGTATGGCAGGGATGTAAGGGTCATAGAAATGTCTatcaaaatcatcaaaaaagCAGAGGCACTTCAGTGTCACTATAGTTTGCTACTGTTGTAGCTATGTCAAATTAGTACTGAGTCAATGTATTGTTGTTGGGCTTGTTCAACCTTAATATCTTTACTTGTTAGAGACAGTTATTAGATACAAACATTAAATCTTGTTGCAGTCAACATATTTGCACCTGCCTAATAACCTGATGGCCAATTTATAAACTACATAAACTAAAAGTACACAAACTAATAGCCATTTTATCAACTACAAGTACTGACAGTAGCCCATCTTTTGCCACCCAACTTATCAGCACCCTCTACCATGTCCAGCAATGAAAAGAGACCACCATACACacatgaaaacagtaaaaaaatgtaaaaaagtaaaatcagtAAAAAAGGTGACCGGTCCAGAAACCAAACCTCTGTAGCGGAGTCTGATAGCATTGTTCCTACAAcgaatgttcagtcatttaaaTTCTTGTGCACTTTGAGACTAAATTATAGGTGGAAACTGCTGTGGAATTATTTAGTTTGTCGAGTTCAACAACTATGCAAATGCAAGTGATGTCCAAACATTGTATTGATTTCTAGGCATTTTGATTTATTAAACAAAGTTGGTGAAATCTCCTTTTCAGGCTGCACCTCTattataaataaaggacctaaAAGCCCAATATAAGCCCTATTCGAGCGGGATTAGTATTACCTGGATGTGTT
This window of the Pygocentrus nattereri isolate fPygNat1 chromosome 2, fPygNat1.pri, whole genome shotgun sequence genome carries:
- the zgc:77439 gene encoding flavin-containing monooxygenase FMO GS-OX-like 4; amino-acid sequence: MSGLGKLRVAVIGAGAAGLCAARHILARQDLFTPPVVYELTKYVGGTWVYEDRVGHYDNGLPIHSSMYRDLRTNIPKEVMSFPDFPFAAHLPSFVHHTEVRKYLEQYCDHFRLWDHIRFGTMVDTVNPVKEESRWKGLAWDVTTSDGVDRSLSIKERFDAVMVCNGHFYDPYIPAIPGLEKFKGMLMHSHDYRSAEPFEGKSVVLLGAGLSGLDISMELSSVNAKVILSHGQQPLTCPLPPGVEQAPPVARVLDDGTLEFKDGNQAMPEVFLFCTGYNFTFPFLNKEVGVQVKDHLVFPLYKFLIPPAYPSLFIVGICRAICPFPHFHVQSQFIMSVLEGSFPLPSREEMEKDIELDIAARRARGIATRHILKLDSEQWAYNDHLAQLGGFEPLPRYWSNLYESNKVFRARDMLNYKTHNYAVLNETDWMVQNLQGQQLPKPQLKHM